Proteins encoded by one window of Cyclobacteriaceae bacterium:
- the glpK gene encoding glycerol kinase GlpK, translating to MEKYIIALDQGTTSSRAVLFSASGEIKGIAQKEFRQIFPQSGWVEHDPIEILNTQLGVLGSLITDHKLDPKAIMAIGITNQRETTVVWDKTTGQPVYNAIVWQDKRTASICEEMVSMGLGPYVREQTGLVIDSYFSATKVKWILDNVPQAREKASRGELLFGTIDTWLIWNMTNRKSHVTDVTNASRTLLYNIQTLKWDKKLLTDLDIPENMLPEVKESCDHFGDFELNGATIPICGVAGDQQAALFGQACFEPGMAKNTYGTGCFMLMNTGSKIQLSKNGLITTIAWSMNGKVEYALEGSVFIAGAAVQWLRDSLGIIDESKDSEYFAAKALGSNEVYVVPAFAGLGAPHWDMYARGAIFGLTRDTGKEHIIKATLESLAYQTKDVLNAMEEDAGLKLARLKVDGGACANNILMQFQADILGTEVERPEVIESTAMGAAFLAGIHVGLWKKEDIIRNRKINQLFKPNMDTATRNKLYSGWQKAVDRTKGWVG from the coding sequence ATGGAAAAATACATCATTGCATTAGATCAGGGCACCACCAGTTCACGAGCCGTTTTGTTTTCGGCGTCAGGTGAGATAAAGGGAATTGCACAAAAAGAATTTCGGCAAATCTTTCCACAATCGGGTTGGGTGGAGCATGATCCCATAGAGATTCTCAACACGCAACTGGGTGTACTGGGAAGTCTGATTACGGATCATAAGCTTGATCCGAAAGCAATCATGGCTATAGGCATTACCAATCAGCGTGAAACCACCGTGGTGTGGGATAAGACTACAGGTCAGCCCGTATACAACGCCATTGTGTGGCAGGATAAGCGCACAGCTTCCATCTGCGAAGAAATGGTTTCGATGGGACTTGGTCCGTATGTGCGTGAGCAAACCGGTTTGGTGATTGATTCGTATTTCTCGGCAACAAAAGTTAAATGGATTCTCGACAACGTTCCGCAGGCAAGGGAAAAAGCTTCGCGTGGTGAGTTGTTGTTCGGCACGATAGACACCTGGCTTATCTGGAACATGACCAACCGAAAATCGCATGTTACGGATGTAACCAATGCCTCGCGCACTTTGCTGTACAACATTCAGACTTTAAAGTGGGACAAAAAACTTTTAACAGACCTCGATATTCCCGAGAACATGTTGCCGGAAGTAAAAGAATCGTGTGATCACTTTGGTGATTTTGAATTAAACGGTGCCACTATCCCGATTTGTGGCGTAGCCGGTGACCAACAAGCTGCGTTGTTTGGTCAGGCCTGTTTTGAACCGGGCATGGCAAAGAACACGTACGGAACCGGTTGCTTCATGCTGATGAATACCGGAAGCAAGATTCAGCTTTCAAAAAATGGGTTGATCACCACTATTGCATGGAGCATGAACGGCAAGGTGGAATATGCACTGGAAGGCAGCGTGTTTATTGCAGGTGCTGCCGTGCAGTGGCTGCGCGACAGCCTGGGTATTATCGATGAATCCAAAGACTCGGAATACTTTGCCGCAAAAGCATTGGGCTCAAACGAAGTATACGTAGTGCCCGCCTTTGCAGGACTGGGTGCACCACATTGGGATATGTATGCACGTGGCGCCATCTTTGGCCTTACACGCGATACGGGAAAAGAGCACATCATCAAAGCCACGCTGGAATCGTTGGCGTACCAGACCAAAGATGTGCTGAATGCCATGGAAGAAGATGCCGGACTGAAGTTGGCGCGTTTGAAAGTAGATGGGGGAGCTTGTGCCAACAACATTCTCATGCAATTCCAGGCCGATATTTTAGGCACGGAAGTAGAGCGCCCCGAAGTGATAGAATCCACGGCCATGGGTGCAGCCTTTTTAGCCGGTATACACGTGGGGTTGTGGAAGAAGGAAGACATCATCCGCAACCGAAAAATAAATCAGTTGTTCAAGCCCAATATGGACACCGCCACCCGCAATAAACTATACAGCGGTTGGCAGAAAGCTGTGGATCGCACGAAAGGGTGGGTGGGGTAA
- a CDS encoding glycerol-3-phosphate dehydrogenase/oxidase: MNNRTECIETLASGSFDVLIIGGGITGAGIALDAASRGLKTALIEKNDFAWGTSSRSTKLIHGGLRYLKQLEFGLVKEVGSERAIVHKLAPHLVVAEKMLLPLKEGRGFGTLLTSFGLKLYDWLAGVKEADQRKMLTRQQTLRYEPLLRPDGIKGGGLYAEYRTDDARLTLEIIKTAVSYGALISNYVEANAFQYTNDKISGVTVTDHVTQRTFLIQAQQIVNATGPWVDQLREKDKSKTGKTLHLTKGVHIVVPREKLPVQQSIYFDVPDGRMIFAIPRGRTTYIGTTDTDYGQDIDHVITTQADATYLIDAVNDSFPAVKLSLDDVESSWAGLRPLIHEEGKSASELSRKDEIFVSPSGLISIAGGKLTGYRKMAERVVDMVTERSGREDLLECFTDKISLNKNNFNHAEAVAAFRQSIHDQLDAFNLSAYSDYLVENYGRQTENVIRQLQAFHDDDPSVQLARAELKFTIENEMVVSILDFFIRRTGMLFFDMPRLLKVKDAILIDMNVMMRWDAKQLQVEQEKLEQAIKEARITTS; the protein is encoded by the coding sequence ATGAACAACCGGACAGAATGTATTGAAACGCTTGCTTCCGGATCGTTTGATGTCCTGATTATTGGCGGTGGCATTACCGGTGCCGGCATTGCGTTGGATGCTGCATCCCGTGGTTTAAAGACCGCACTCATTGAAAAAAATGATTTTGCCTGGGGTACGTCAAGTCGATCGACCAAGCTAATACATGGCGGCCTACGCTACCTGAAGCAGTTGGAGTTCGGATTGGTAAAAGAAGTGGGAAGTGAACGTGCAATTGTACACAAACTGGCGCCACACCTGGTTGTTGCAGAGAAAATGTTGCTTCCATTAAAAGAAGGCAGGGGATTTGGCACACTACTCACCTCATTCGGATTAAAATTGTACGATTGGCTGGCCGGGGTAAAAGAAGCTGACCAACGAAAAATGCTAACACGGCAACAAACGCTGCGGTATGAACCCTTGCTAAGACCGGATGGGATTAAAGGTGGTGGTTTGTATGCGGAATACCGAACGGATGATGCACGCCTCACACTTGAAATTATTAAAACGGCTGTTTCCTATGGTGCGCTTATCAGTAATTATGTAGAAGCCAATGCATTTCAATATACTAATGACAAAATATCAGGTGTAACGGTTACAGACCATGTAACACAACGAACATTTCTCATTCAGGCGCAGCAAATTGTGAATGCAACCGGCCCGTGGGTGGATCAGCTTCGTGAAAAAGACAAATCCAAAACCGGTAAAACACTGCACCTGACAAAAGGTGTGCACATTGTGGTGCCGCGTGAAAAATTGCCGGTACAACAATCCATTTATTTCGATGTACCCGATGGCCGAATGATTTTTGCCATTCCGCGTGGGCGTACTACCTATATCGGTACAACGGATACCGATTACGGCCAGGATATTGATCATGTCATTACAACGCAAGCAGATGCAACCTACCTGATTGATGCCGTAAACGATTCGTTTCCGGCTGTTAAACTTTCATTGGATGATGTGGAATCAAGCTGGGCTGGTTTGCGTCCGCTCATTCATGAAGAAGGAAAATCGGCTTCTGAGCTTTCGCGTAAAGATGAAATTTTTGTTTCACCTTCCGGATTGATTTCCATAGCAGGAGGGAAGCTTACCGGTTATCGAAAAATGGCGGAGCGGGTGGTGGATATGGTGACTGAGCGATCGGGTCGTGAAGATTTACTTGAATGTTTTACTGATAAGATCAGCTTGAATAAAAACAATTTCAATCATGCAGAAGCGGTTGCTGCGTTTAGACAATCCATACATGATCAACTTGACGCGTTCAACTTATCTGCGTATTCCGATTACCTCGTTGAAAATTACGGTCGCCAAACCGAAAACGTGATCAGGCAGTTACAGGCATTTCATGATGACGATCCTTCGGTACAGCTGGCGCGGGCCGAATTGAAATTCACCATTGAAAATGAAATGGTTGTATCCATTCTCGATTTCTTTATCAGGCGAACAGGCATGTTGTTTTTTGATATGCCGCGCTTGTTGAAGGTGAAAGATGCTATTCTTATTGACATGAACGTAATGATGCGTTGGGATGCCAAGCAACTTCAAGTTGAGCAAGAAAAACTTGAGCAGGCAATTAAGGAAGCTCGGATTACTACTTCCTGA